One Leucobacter muris DNA segment encodes these proteins:
- a CDS encoding DUF6993 domain-containing protein, which translates to MRSPLHSLRRPGAAFGALALTAALLAGCSLLEGPTPEAPERTEPAVPETAPEFFPEGSAADNLPYFTEVLRAFAAGEQPVQGAPVVDAVAAAGFDKTAMQVSFDESQTGLAADSIFVSVRIGADCLIGQVVAEDRGFAAEAKPALGPAQDICLIGSTRVIDW; encoded by the coding sequence GTGCGTTCCCCTCTGCATTCCCTCCGTCGCCCCGGCGCCGCGTTCGGCGCGCTCGCCCTGACCGCGGCCCTGCTCGCCGGATGCTCGCTGCTCGAGGGGCCGACACCCGAGGCGCCGGAGCGCACGGAGCCCGCCGTGCCCGAGACGGCGCCCGAGTTCTTCCCCGAGGGCAGCGCCGCCGACAACCTGCCGTACTTCACCGAGGTGCTGCGCGCGTTCGCGGCAGGCGAGCAGCCGGTCCAGGGCGCCCCCGTCGTCGACGCCGTCGCGGCGGCCGGCTTCGACAAGACCGCCATGCAGGTGAGCTTCGACGAGTCGCAGACGGGGCTCGCCGCCGACAGCATCTTCGTGTCGGTGCGCATCGGCGCCGACTGCCTCATCGGGCAGGTGGTCGCCGAGGATCGCGGATTCGCCGCCGAGGCGAAGCCCGCCCTCGGGCCGGCGCAGGACATCTGCCTGATCGGCAGCACCCGCGTGATCGACTGGTGA
- a CDS encoding single-stranded DNA-binding protein, translating into MSTPVSVVGTIATAPRLMKSVAKVAFCTFRVASNERRYDREKNQWVDGDTNWFTVNAFRTLAEHADRSFSKGDRVIISGRLRIRQWSNDGKTGTAVEIEADALGHDLRWGVSRFEKQIRSGAEHPAAPDEPGAVVGSADLARSPDASRAGAAESTSGENGPASTEAEAPSELLGEDGFLPAAA; encoded by the coding sequence ATGTCCACACCCGTCAGCGTCGTCGGCACCATCGCGACCGCGCCCCGTCTCATGAAGTCCGTCGCGAAGGTCGCCTTCTGCACCTTCCGCGTCGCGAGCAACGAGCGCCGCTACGACCGAGAGAAGAACCAGTGGGTCGACGGCGACACCAACTGGTTCACCGTCAATGCGTTCCGCACGCTCGCCGAGCACGCCGATCGCTCGTTCTCGAAGGGCGACCGGGTCATCATCAGCGGTCGTCTGCGCATCCGGCAGTGGAGCAACGACGGGAAGACCGGCACCGCGGTCGAGATCGAGGCCGATGCGCTGGGCCACGATCTGCGGTGGGGCGTGTCACGCTTCGAGAAGCAGATCCGCTCCGGCGCCGAGCACCCCGCGGCCCCGGACGAGCCGGGGGCGGTCGTCGGAAGCGCCGACCTCGCGCGGAGCCCCGACGCCTCACGTGCGGGCGCCGCCGAGAGCACGAGCGGCGAGAACGGACCGGCGTCGACCGAGGCGGAGGCGCCGTCCGAACTGCTCGGAGAGGACGGCTTCCTGCCTGCCGCCGCGTGA
- the msrA gene encoding peptide-methionine (S)-S-oxide reductase MsrA: MTTTTFVLAGGCFWCLDAAYRALKGVTEVVSCYTGGSAPHPSYEQVCTGTTGHAEAVAVTFDESAIPAQVILDAFFTMHDPTQLNRQGADVGTQYRSAMFPADDEQRKLFEEARRRASEIWPGEVVTTIEPLGEVYPAEEHHQDFFAKNPTQGYCLAVAVPKVNKVRAAFSEYLR, from the coding sequence ATGACCACCACCACGTTCGTACTGGCGGGAGGCTGCTTCTGGTGCCTCGACGCGGCCTATCGGGCGCTGAAGGGCGTGACCGAGGTGGTGTCGTGCTACACGGGCGGCTCCGCCCCGCACCCGAGTTACGAGCAGGTCTGCACCGGCACCACCGGCCACGCCGAGGCCGTTGCGGTCACCTTCGACGAGAGTGCGATTCCCGCCCAGGTGATCCTCGACGCCTTCTTCACCATGCACGATCCCACCCAGCTGAATCGACAGGGCGCCGACGTCGGCACGCAGTACCGCTCGGCGATGTTCCCGGCCGACGACGAGCAGCGGAAGCTCTTCGAGGAGGCGCGTCGCCGTGCTTCGGAGATCTGGCCCGGTGAGGTCGTCACCACGATCGAGCCGCTCGGCGAGGTCTACCCGGCCGAGGAGCACCACCAGGACTTCTTCGCGAAGAACCCCACGCAGGGGTACTGCCTCGCGGTCGCGGTGCCCAAGGTCAACAAGGTGCGCGCGGCCTTCTCCGAGTACCTGCGCTGA
- the nadE gene encoding ammonia-dependent NAD(+) synthetase, whose product MSEMQQQIIRELGSVAEIDPAAEVERRVAFLVEYARSVPGSRGFVLGISGGQDSSLAGRLAQLAVERLRAEGRDAEFIAVRLPYGVQHDEDDARLALQFVRPDRAVTVDIAAGVDGLTAAVSAGTGEPVSDFNKGNVKARMRMVAQYAIAGDRGLLVIGTDHAAEAITGFFTKFGDGAADVLPLSGLTKGQGAALLQQLEAPDRLWKKVPTADLLDGEPGQSDESSLGVSYSEIDAYLRGEEVSSATAENLERRYRSTEHKRRLPVAPRDGWWSGAERSAER is encoded by the coding sequence ATGAGCGAGATGCAGCAGCAGATCATTCGCGAGCTCGGGTCGGTCGCCGAGATCGACCCCGCAGCCGAGGTGGAGCGCCGGGTGGCGTTCCTCGTCGAGTACGCGCGCTCGGTGCCCGGATCTCGCGGCTTCGTGCTCGGGATCTCGGGAGGTCAGGATTCCTCGCTGGCCGGAAGACTGGCACAGCTGGCGGTGGAGCGACTGCGAGCCGAGGGGCGGGACGCGGAGTTCATCGCGGTGCGCCTGCCTTACGGTGTGCAGCACGACGAGGACGACGCGCGGCTCGCGCTGCAGTTCGTCCGCCCCGATCGCGCCGTCACCGTCGATATCGCGGCGGGCGTCGACGGGCTGACGGCTGCGGTCTCGGCGGGCACCGGGGAACCGGTGAGCGACTTCAACAAGGGCAATGTGAAGGCCCGCATGCGCATGGTCGCGCAGTACGCGATCGCGGGCGACCGCGGGCTGCTCGTGATCGGCACGGACCACGCGGCCGAGGCCATCACCGGCTTCTTCACGAAGTTCGGCGACGGCGCGGCCGACGTGCTGCCGCTCTCGGGGCTCACCAAGGGGCAGGGCGCGGCGCTGCTGCAGCAGCTCGAGGCCCCGGACCGGCTCTGGAAAAAGGTCCCTACCGCCGATCTGCTCGACGGGGAACCCGGCCAGTCGGACGAGTCGAGCCTCGGCGTGAGTTACTCCGAGATCGACGCCTACCTGCGCGGCGAGGAGGTCTCGTCGGCGACGGCCGAGAACCTCGAGCGCCGCTACCGCAGCACCGAGCACAAGCGCCGTCTGCCGGTCGCCCCGCGGGACGGCTGGTGGAGCGGCGCCGAGAGGAGCGCAGAGCGATGA
- the dnaE gene encoding DNA polymerase III subunit alpha codes for MLDGAARVGPLMEAAAAQGMPAIAVTDHGNTFGAFDFWKQAKDRGLNPIIGIEAYLTPGTHRSDRTRVRWGDGAGDDVSGAGAYTHMTMLSETTEGMHNLFRLSSLSSMEGYYFKPRMDRELLQTYGKGLITTTGCPSGEIQTRLRLGQYDEAIKAAAEFQDIFGKENFFCELMDHGLDIERQVQSDLIKIARDLSIPLVATNDLHYVHEADAEAHSALLCVQSGSRLDDPNRFQFNGSGYYLKSAAEMRHIFRDFPEACDNTLLIAERCNVEFNTSANYMPRYPVPDGETEDSWFVKEVERGLHYRYPEGIPDEVRKQAEYEIGVITQMGFPGYFLVVADFINWSKDNGIRVGPGRGSGAGSMVAYAMRITDLDPLQHGLIFERFLNPDRVSMPDFDVDFDDRRRGEVIKYVTEKYGDERVAQIVTYGTIKSKQALKDASRVLGFPFGMGEKLTKAMPPAVMAKDIPLSGITDPEHPRYKEAAEFRTVLQEDPDAKKVYETALGLEGLKRQWGVHAAGVIMSSDPLIDIIPLQKREQDGQIVTQFDYPTCEGLGLIKMDFLGLRNLTIISDALENIRLNRDEDLDLERLELDDADSYELLARGDTLGVFQLDGGPMRGLLRLMKPDNFEDISAVLALYRPGPMGADSHTNYALRKNGLQKITPIHPELEEPLKDILDTTYGLIIYQEQVMSIAQRVAGFSLGQADILRRAMGKKKKSELDKQYEGFSGGMKERGFSDAAVKALWDILLPFSDYAFNKAHSAAYGVVSYWTAYLKAHYPAEYMAALLTSVGDSKDKLAVYLNECRRMGIKVLPPAVNESFANFSAVGDDIRFGLGAIRNVGTHVVEGIREAREQKGRFESFHDFLKKVPLSVLNKRTVESLIKAGAFDGLGGTRRALVEIHEQSIESAVKEKRDAENGNIGFDFDSLFAEAAEATGDSAEAVSQVPDRPEWTKKDKLSFEREMLGLYVSDHPLRGLDVPLAKEASVTVQQVTNPENSSSFDGEIVTVAGLLTSVQHRTAKSGNLYGMVTIEDFTGEVQALFMGKSYQEFGSLLQPDSIVALRGKLNARDDGMSMHAYGVKPIDAGVQEDATALALTLSESRATEPLMEELKSTLRRHPGESEVRLSLITPHAVRIFELREQVRITSDLFGELKGLLGPRCLLPVEELVS; via the coding sequence ATGCTCGACGGCGCGGCGCGAGTCGGACCGCTCATGGAGGCCGCCGCAGCCCAGGGCATGCCCGCGATCGCGGTCACCGACCACGGCAACACCTTCGGCGCCTTCGACTTCTGGAAGCAGGCGAAGGATCGCGGGCTCAACCCGATCATCGGCATCGAGGCGTACCTCACGCCCGGCACCCACCGCTCGGATCGCACCCGTGTGCGGTGGGGCGATGGCGCTGGCGACGACGTCTCGGGCGCCGGCGCGTACACGCACATGACGATGCTCTCCGAGACGACCGAGGGCATGCACAACCTGTTCCGGCTGTCGTCGCTCTCGTCGATGGAGGGCTACTACTTCAAGCCCCGCATGGACCGCGAGCTGCTGCAGACCTACGGCAAGGGGCTCATCACCACGACGGGATGCCCGTCGGGCGAGATCCAGACCCGTCTGCGCCTCGGTCAGTACGACGAGGCGATCAAGGCGGCCGCCGAGTTCCAGGACATCTTCGGCAAGGAGAACTTCTTCTGCGAGCTGATGGACCACGGCCTCGACATCGAGCGCCAGGTGCAGTCCGACCTCATCAAGATCGCGCGCGACCTGAGCATCCCGCTCGTCGCCACGAACGACCTGCACTACGTGCACGAGGCAGACGCCGAAGCGCACTCGGCGCTGCTCTGCGTGCAGTCGGGATCGCGGCTCGACGATCCCAACCGCTTCCAGTTCAACGGCTCGGGCTACTACCTGAAGAGCGCCGCGGAGATGCGGCACATCTTCCGCGACTTCCCCGAGGCCTGCGACAACACGCTGCTCATCGCTGAACGATGCAACGTCGAGTTCAACACGTCCGCCAACTACATGCCCCGCTACCCCGTGCCCGACGGTGAGACCGAGGACAGCTGGTTCGTGAAAGAGGTCGAGCGCGGCCTCCACTACCGCTACCCGGAGGGCATCCCCGACGAGGTGCGCAAGCAGGCCGAGTACGAGATCGGCGTGATCACCCAGATGGGGTTCCCCGGCTACTTCCTCGTGGTCGCCGACTTCATCAACTGGTCGAAGGACAACGGCATCCGGGTAGGTCCGGGCCGCGGTTCGGGCGCGGGCTCGATGGTGGCGTACGCGATGAGGATCACGGATCTCGACCCGCTGCAGCACGGCCTCATCTTCGAGCGCTTCCTCAACCCCGACCGCGTCTCGATGCCCGACTTCGACGTCGACTTCGACGATCGCCGTCGCGGCGAGGTCATCAAGTACGTGACCGAGAAGTACGGCGACGAGCGCGTGGCGCAGATCGTCACCTACGGCACGATCAAGTCGAAGCAGGCGCTCAAGGACGCCTCGCGCGTGCTCGGCTTCCCGTTCGGCATGGGCGAGAAGCTCACGAAGGCCATGCCGCCCGCCGTCATGGCGAAGGACATCCCGCTGTCGGGCATCACCGATCCCGAGCACCCCCGCTACAAGGAGGCCGCCGAGTTCCGCACGGTGCTGCAGGAGGATCCCGACGCGAAGAAGGTCTACGAGACCGCGCTCGGGCTCGAGGGTCTGAAGCGCCAGTGGGGTGTGCACGCCGCCGGCGTCATCATGTCGAGCGATCCGCTCATCGACATCATCCCGCTGCAGAAGCGCGAGCAGGACGGCCAGATCGTCACGCAGTTCGACTACCCGACCTGCGAGGGCCTCGGCCTCATCAAGATGGACTTCCTGGGGCTCCGAAACCTCACGATCATCTCGGACGCCCTCGAGAACATCAGGCTCAACCGCGACGAGGATCTCGACCTCGAGCGGCTCGAACTCGACGATGCCGACTCCTACGAACTGCTGGCACGCGGCGACACGCTGGGCGTGTTCCAGCTCGACGGCGGCCCCATGCGCGGCCTGCTGCGCCTCATGAAGCCCGACAACTTCGAGGACATCTCGGCCGTGCTCGCCCTGTACCGGCCAGGCCCCATGGGCGCCGACTCGCACACGAACTACGCGCTGCGCAAGAACGGCCTGCAGAAGATCACGCCGATCCACCCCGAGCTCGAGGAACCGCTGAAGGACATCCTCGACACCACCTACGGCCTCATCATCTATCAGGAGCAGGTGATGTCGATCGCCCAGCGGGTGGCCGGCTTCTCGCTCGGCCAGGCCGACATTCTGCGCCGCGCCATGGGCAAGAAGAAGAAGTCCGAGCTCGACAAGCAGTACGAGGGCTTCTCCGGCGGCATGAAGGAGCGCGGCTTCTCGGACGCCGCGGTCAAGGCGCTCTGGGACATCCTGCTGCCGTTCTCGGACTACGCGTTCAACAAGGCGCACTCGGCGGCGTACGGCGTGGTGAGCTACTGGACGGCATACCTCAAAGCCCACTACCCGGCCGAGTACATGGCGGCGCTGCTCACGAGCGTGGGCGACTCCAAGGACAAGCTCGCCGTCTACCTCAACGAGTGCCGCCGCATGGGCATCAAGGTGCTGCCTCCCGCCGTGAACGAGTCGTTCGCGAACTTCTCGGCGGTGGGCGACGACATCCGCTTCGGCCTGGGCGCGATCCGCAACGTCGGCACGCACGTGGTCGAGGGGATCCGCGAAGCCCGCGAGCAGAAGGGGCGCTTCGAGAGCTTCCACGACTTCCTGAAGAAGGTGCCGCTCTCGGTGCTGAACAAGCGCACCGTGGAGTCGCTCATCAAGGCGGGCGCGTTCGACGGGCTCGGCGGCACGCGCCGCGCGCTCGTCGAGATCCACGAGCAGTCGATCGAGAGCGCGGTGAAGGAGAAGCGCGACGCCGAGAACGGCAACATCGGCTTCGACTTCGACAGCCTCTTCGCCGAAGCCGCCGAGGCGACGGGCGACTCGGCCGAGGCGGTGTCGCAGGTGCCCGATCGTCCCGAGTGGACGAAGAAGGACAAACTCTCGTTCGAGCGCGAGATGCTCGGCCTCTACGTCTCGGACCACCCGCTGCGCGGGCTCGACGTCCCCCTCGCCAAGGAGGCGAGCGTGACGGTGCAGCAGGTCACGAACCCCGAGAACAGCTCGAGCTTCGACGGCGAGATCGTGACCGTCGCGGGCCTGCTCACGAGCGTGCAGCACCGCACCGCGAAATCGGGCAATCTCTACGGCATGGTGACGATCGAGGACTTCACGGGCGAGGTGCAGGCGCTCTTCATGGGCAAGTCGTACCAGGAGTTCGGCAGCCTCCTGCAGCCCGACAGCATCGTGGCGCTGCGCGGCAAGCTGAACGCCCGCGACGACGGCATGTCGATGCACGCCTACGGGGTGAAGCCGATCGATGCGGGGGTGCAGGAGGACGCGACGGCGCTCGCGCTCACGCTCTCGGAGTCGCGCGCGACCGAGCCCCTGATGGAGGAGCTCAAGTCGACGCTGCGCCGTCACCCCGGCGAGAGCGAGGTGCGGCTGAGTCTGATCACGCCGCACGCGGTGCGCATCTTCGAGCTGCGCGAGCAGGTGAGGATCACCTCCGACCTGTTCGGGGAACTGAAGGGCCTGCTCGGCCCGCGCTGCCTGCTGCCGGTCGAGGAACTGGTCTCGTAG
- a CDS encoding acyltransferase: protein MKGANDRSGRIRYLEGLRAIAIVAVVVIHAAITEWHELPPGSARWEALNWINSVLRYCVPVFFMISGALFLAPERELSLRTLWRRNIPRLLVAFACWSLFFALVEVYGPGGSRDLGELAQRFFTGHFHLWFLLALTGMYLVLPLLRAIVRDRATAWYFVALAGPFAFVLPLLEHLPVVGEVLSEVLGTMRVQLVLGYSAYFVLGHLLSRIELSRGRLRWIAATGALGAASTGLGTSLVSRAEGASDELFLDFLTPGVALASVAVFCLARACWRDERGRLPPIAAALAANSLGIYLVHPFFQWVYRQFGITTEFATPLVSVPLLAVLVLIPSLAVSVLLRRIPGARRVIA, encoded by the coding sequence ATGAAGGGCGCGAACGACCGATCGGGGCGCATCCGCTATCTCGAGGGGTTGCGGGCCATCGCGATCGTGGCGGTGGTGGTGATCCACGCCGCGATCACGGAGTGGCATGAGCTGCCGCCGGGAAGCGCGCGCTGGGAGGCGCTGAACTGGATCAACAGCGTGCTGCGCTACTGCGTGCCGGTGTTCTTCATGATCTCGGGCGCGCTGTTCCTCGCACCGGAGCGCGAGCTGAGCCTGCGCACCCTGTGGCGCAGGAACATCCCGCGCCTGCTCGTCGCCTTCGCCTGCTGGTCGCTGTTCTTCGCCCTCGTCGAGGTGTACGGGCCGGGCGGCAGCCGCGACCTCGGCGAGCTGGCGCAGAGATTCTTCACCGGGCACTTCCACCTGTGGTTCCTGCTCGCGCTCACGGGGATGTACCTGGTGCTGCCGCTGCTACGGGCGATCGTGCGGGATCGGGCCACGGCGTGGTACTTCGTCGCCCTGGCCGGGCCGTTCGCGTTCGTGCTCCCGCTGCTCGAGCACCTGCCGGTGGTCGGCGAGGTGCTGAGCGAGGTGCTCGGCACGATGCGGGTGCAGCTGGTGCTCGGATACTCCGCCTACTTCGTGCTGGGCCACCTGCTGAGCCGGATCGAGCTGAGCCGGGGGCGGCTCCGGTGGATCGCGGCGACCGGGGCGCTCGGCGCGGCGAGCACCGGGTTGGGCACCTCGCTCGTCTCGCGCGCGGAGGGCGCCTCCGACGAGCTGTTCCTCGACTTCCTCACTCCCGGCGTCGCGCTCGCCTCGGTGGCCGTCTTCTGCCTCGCGAGGGCGTGCTGGCGAGACGAGCGCGGGCGCCTCCCGCCGATCGCCGCGGCGCTCGCCGCGAACTCCCTCGGCATCTACCTGGTGCACCCCTTCTTCCAGTGGGTCTACCGGCAGTTCGGCATCACCACCGAATTCGCGACGCCCCTGGTATCGGTGCCGCTGCTCGCCGTGCTCGTGCTGATCCCGAGCCTCGCCGTCTCGGTGCTGCTGCGGCGCATCCCCGGTGCCCGCCGCGTCATCGCGTAG
- a CDS encoding glycosyltransferase family 2 protein: MTVSDPLVSVVIPVYNSMPYLTETLQSVLAQDLERFEVIVVDDGSTDGSGEELDRFAEAEDRLVVIHQPNSGWPGAPRNRGLERARGEFVFFMDSDDTIAPHALSAMTAMARERGADVVIPRMKGVAGRGVQSLFERYPQGEIGLARAMETLSPQKLFRREPLERDGLRFPEEKVRLEDGIFVTRAYVLARTIVFCGREPLYFIALRDDGRNISSSSIDPENYVASCRRIAQILLDGVEDPERGARLVWQLFTRKGLRFYAPKRWLRMGVERKRRWVALHRAFLEDLVPVELVERASNPTDRRKAELILAGDVSGLDRLISAEEDLDHRSGVGAVARMANGVELTVSVQPQDPRRGSLIDDGVPPAWRLRAADRLHRLLRPAMGAHLGRGLSRRLADAVSTGSPRVSLLLSGRRSARRIAVPGRIAARDAAGALRYRFVLPDDLLQRFHGDRVDLSTVAEVRGLSGAPVRVALDPSAASAVAISEGVELYATGRGNASLRVAR; the protein is encoded by the coding sequence GTGACCGTTTCAGACCCGCTGGTGAGCGTCGTGATCCCGGTGTACAACTCCATGCCCTATCTCACCGAGACCCTGCAGTCGGTGCTGGCGCAGGATCTGGAGCGCTTCGAGGTGATCGTCGTCGACGACGGCTCCACCGACGGATCCGGCGAGGAGCTCGACCGTTTCGCGGAGGCCGAGGATCGTCTCGTCGTGATCCACCAGCCGAACAGCGGGTGGCCCGGGGCTCCCCGCAACCGCGGGCTGGAGCGGGCTCGCGGCGAGTTCGTGTTCTTCATGGACTCGGACGACACCATCGCCCCGCATGCGCTGAGCGCGATGACGGCGATGGCGCGCGAGCGCGGCGCCGACGTGGTGATTCCGCGCATGAAGGGCGTCGCCGGTCGCGGCGTGCAGAGCCTCTTCGAGCGGTACCCGCAGGGAGAGATCGGTCTGGCGCGCGCCATGGAGACCCTGTCGCCGCAGAAACTGTTCCGGCGCGAGCCGCTCGAGCGCGACGGCCTGCGCTTTCCCGAGGAGAAGGTGCGTCTCGAGGACGGCATCTTCGTCACCCGCGCCTACGTCCTCGCCCGCACGATCGTCTTCTGCGGCCGCGAGCCCCTCTACTTCATCGCGCTCCGCGACGACGGGCGCAACATCTCGTCCAGCAGCATCGACCCGGAGAACTACGTCGCCTCCTGCCGCCGCATCGCGCAGATCCTGCTCGACGGCGTCGAGGATCCGGAACGCGGCGCGCGGCTCGTGTGGCAGTTGTTCACGCGCAAGGGCCTGCGGTTCTACGCGCCGAAGCGCTGGCTGCGCATGGGCGTCGAGCGCAAGCGCCGGTGGGTCGCGCTGCACCGGGCCTTCCTCGAGGATCTCGTTCCGGTCGAGCTCGTGGAGCGCGCCTCGAATCCGACCGATCGTCGGAAGGCCGAGCTCATCCTGGCGGGCGACGTCTCGGGCCTCGACCGGTTGATCTCGGCCGAGGAGGATCTGGATCACCGGTCGGGCGTCGGCGCCGTCGCCCGGATGGCGAACGGCGTCGAACTCACCGTCTCGGTGCAGCCGCAGGACCCCCGACGGGGTTCGCTGATCGACGACGGCGTGCCGCCGGCATGGCGGCTGCGCGCCGCGGACCGGCTGCACCGCCTGCTGCGGCCGGCCATGGGCGCGCATCTCGGCCGGGGGCTCAGCCGGCGCCTCGCCGACGCGGTGTCCACGGGCTCCCCGCGCGTGTCGCTGTTGCTCTCCGGGCGGCGCTCCGCGCGGCGCATCGCGGTCCCCGGTCGGATCGCCGCCCGTGACGCCGCCGGCGCGCTCCGCTATCGCTTCGTGCTGCCCGACGATCTGTTGCAGCGCTTTCACGGCGACCGCGTGGATCTGTCGACCGTCGCCGAGGTGCGCGGGCTGAGCGGCGCTCCGGTCCGCGTCGCTCTCGACCCGTCGGCGGCCTCGGCGGTGGCGATCTCCGAGGGCGTCGAGCTCTACGCGACCGGACGGGGCAACGCGAGCCTTCGCGTTGCCCGCTGA
- a CDS encoding RluA family pseudouridine synthase, translated as MEQRSLPVPDGLAGGRVDAALAKLLGFSRSFAAEVAQSGGVTLDGRPLGKSDRLTAGGWLEVSWQEKRGPEVVPVHLPELGIVHDDDDIVVIDKPAGVAAHPSLGWEGPTVLGALAGAGYRVATSGPPERQGIVHRLDAGTSGLMVVAKSERAYSELKRAFKEREVDKIYHAVVQGHPDPFSGTIEGPIGRHPGHEWKFAVTRDGKPSVTHYETLEAFPYATLLEIELETGRTHQIRVHMSAQRHPCVGDGMYGADPTLSERLGLTRQWLHAMRLGFRHPGTGEPVLFESRYPDDLQRALDILAA; from the coding sequence ATGGAGCAGCGTAGCCTCCCCGTGCCCGACGGGCTCGCGGGCGGGCGCGTCGACGCCGCCCTCGCGAAGCTGCTCGGCTTCTCGCGCAGCTTCGCCGCCGAGGTCGCCCAGAGCGGCGGTGTGACCCTCGACGGGCGCCCCCTCGGCAAATCGGACCGGCTCACGGCGGGAGGCTGGCTCGAAGTCTCGTGGCAGGAGAAGCGCGGCCCCGAGGTCGTGCCGGTGCACCTGCCCGAACTCGGCATCGTGCACGACGACGACGACATCGTGGTGATCGACAAGCCCGCCGGCGTGGCCGCGCACCCGTCACTCGGGTGGGAGGGCCCGACCGTGCTGGGAGCGCTCGCCGGCGCCGGCTACCGCGTCGCCACATCCGGTCCGCCCGAACGACAGGGCATCGTGCACCGCCTCGACGCCGGCACGAGCGGTCTCATGGTCGTCGCGAAGAGCGAGCGCGCCTACAGCGAGCTCAAGCGCGCCTTCAAGGAGCGCGAGGTGGACAAGATCTACCACGCGGTCGTGCAGGGGCATCCGGATCCCTTCTCGGGCACCATCGAGGGCCCCATCGGGCGCCACCCCGGTCACGAGTGGAAGTTCGCGGTCACGCGCGACGGCAAACCCTCGGTGACCCACTACGAGACGCTCGAGGCGTTCCCCTACGCGACGCTGCTCGAGATCGAGCTCGAGACCGGCCGCACGCACCAGATCCGCGTGCACATGTCGGCGCAGCGCCACCCGTGCGTCGGCGACGGCATGTACGGAGCAGACCCGACCCTCTCGGAGCGGCTCGGCCTGACCCGCCAGTGGCTGCACGCGATGCGACTCGGATTCCGGCACCCGGGCACGGGCGAACCCGTGCTGTTCGAGAGCCGCTACCCCGACGACCTCCAGCGCGCCCTCGACATCCTCGCGGCGTAG
- the lspA gene encoding signal peptidase II, translated as MNDASDVAATPATPSSSRRRLVPVLLLGVAIVVFAVDQLSKNWVVDHLTEGRTEPVLGEFLQWHFVRNPGAAFSMATGATWIFTLLATVVVVVILWQLRRLRSISWGVFLGLLLGGVLGNLTDRLTREPGFPEGHVIDFILTPWMWLGFNPAIYNVADIAIVSGMLLFVAISLLGLPIDGSPRAKRADGAETDDAEPAGADPTPLADDAGAADPAPAGEGSVAPERRDGGSTDPDPTRPEEGRSDGAA; from the coding sequence GTGAACGACGCTTCCGACGTGGCGGCCACCCCCGCCACCCCATCGTCATCGCGACGTCGACTGGTGCCCGTGCTCCTGCTCGGCGTCGCGATCGTCGTGTTCGCCGTCGATCAGCTCTCCAAGAATTGGGTCGTCGACCACCTGACCGAGGGCCGCACCGAGCCCGTGCTCGGCGAGTTCCTGCAGTGGCACTTCGTGCGCAACCCCGGGGCCGCGTTCTCGATGGCCACCGGCGCGACCTGGATCTTCACCCTGCTCGCCACCGTGGTGGTCGTGGTGATCCTCTGGCAGCTGCGCCGCCTGCGCTCGATCTCCTGGGGCGTCTTCCTCGGCCTGCTGCTCGGAGGAGTGCTCGGCAACCTCACCGACCGGCTCACGCGCGAACCCGGGTTCCCCGAGGGCCACGTCATCGACTTCATCCTCACGCCGTGGATGTGGCTCGGCTTCAACCCCGCCATCTACAACGTCGCCGACATCGCGATCGTGAGCGGCATGCTGCTGTTCGTGGCGATCAGCCTGCTCGGCCTGCCGATCGACGGCTCGCCCCGAGCGAAGCGCGCGGACGGCGCGGAGACCGATGACGCCGAGCCCGCCGGCGCCGATCCGACCCCGCTCGCAGACGATGCCGGAGCAGCCGATCCCGCACCCGCGGGCGAGGGATCCGTGGCTCCCGAGCGACGGGACGGGGGATCGACCGATCCCGACCCGACGCGGCCCGAGGAGGGGCGCAGCGATGGAGCAGCGTAG